In Chanodichthys erythropterus isolate Z2021 chromosome 11, ASM2448905v1, whole genome shotgun sequence, a single window of DNA contains:
- the LOC137031114 gene encoding macrophage mannose receptor 1-like translates to MQDGIKSFWIGMHRSHTGEWMWIDNTVVDYTNWKPRMPNEAGYCVEVQSSTGMWSTTNCNAYRPYICKTAKVIPPTEKPSLPLAVVEDAPHGSAGIAVGVVLVIIAVAGLATFLFLKRSPRPVFGECTFDNRLYINSDLTRPPATIDTKGLVANIEQNEHA, encoded by the exons ATGCAGGATGGAATCAAATCGTTCTGGATTGGCATGCACCGCAGTCATACGG gTGAATGGATGTGGATTGATAATACGGTGGTAGATTACACAAACTGGAAACCCCGGATGCCAAATGAAGCTGGTTATTGTGTGGAGGTCCAGTCGAGCACTGGAATGTGGAGTACTACAAACTGCAATGCTTACAGACCTTATATTTGCAAGACTGCAAAAG TTATACCACCAACAGAGAAACCATCATTACCAC TCGCTGTGGTAGAAGATGCTCCTCATGGCTCTGCGGGCATCGCAGTTGGGGTCGTCTTGGTCATAATTGCAGTGGCAGGGCTTGCCACATTTCTGTTTCTAAAGAGAAGCCCCAGGCCTGTGTTTGGAGAGTGTACGTTTGACAACAGACTCTATATCAACTCTGACCTGACACGGCCTCCTGCCACTATTGACACAAAGGGACTTGTCGCCAACATCGAACAGAATGAGCAtgcctaa